A region from the Halobacillus mangrovi genome encodes:
- the nirB gene encoding nitrite reductase large subunit NirB, with protein MGSQKLVLIGNGMAGVRCIENILKEAPAAFDITIFGSEPYGNYSRIMLSSILQGDTTYEEIMLNPIDWYEENGIDLFTGESVIFIDKEKKTIETDKGRNVPYDKLIIATGSCPVILPLKGADKEGVFSFRTIEDCRRMTEAANSYKKAVVIGGGVLGLEAARGLLNLGMEVHVVHRSQYIMQRQLDEHASNMLQKELEGQGMNFLLNKDSEEILGETRVEKLRFKDGTEITTDLVVMAVGINPNVQLAKRSGIKTNRGIIVDGYLETNCSDTYALGECAEYEGMTYGLVKPLYEQGEVLARKLCKHSSPPYQGSTLSTQLKISGVDVFSVGQFSQDDTTQVIQYQNEIEGVYKKVVFQGSKAVGAVLFGDTREGPKLVDTIVKEKVIADKDKASLLESANPSNSHVANLPVTEQVCACNAVSKGVIIKAVQENNLKTVEEVKRCTKASGSCGGCKPSVSELLTYIQSDDFNEEVQVASLCSCTTLSEDEVVEEIQLRALGSLNEIMDQLNWSTEEGCSKCRAALLYYLEMIHPWFENSEDTLYVNERMNATFQDNGTYTVVPQIHGGRPDIDQLKKITYAAEKYPSIEVVVASDQRIQLSGVRKDQLNNVWTDLNMPLYAREFNKVAPIQTSDGGNLCNCGDYKFLELVKRLEQKTVLLKTPFRITIGISFCFHDGADAAHKDLGAIRVADKWEIYVGGSVGKEVRQGRLLSVVGTNEEVQEFMFSFIQYYRESARYLERSWQWIERAGLVHIREVLFNEEIRAELLTRMDKDRIQRNRSLVKM; from the coding sequence ATGGGAAGTCAAAAACTGGTTCTAATTGGGAATGGTATGGCCGGCGTCCGATGTATTGAAAACATATTGAAAGAAGCTCCAGCAGCTTTTGATATCACTATTTTTGGAAGTGAACCCTATGGGAATTACAGCCGTATTATGCTTTCCTCTATCTTACAAGGAGACACTACGTATGAAGAGATTATGCTTAATCCTATTGACTGGTACGAAGAGAACGGCATTGATCTTTTTACAGGTGAAAGCGTCATTTTTATTGATAAGGAAAAGAAAACAATAGAGACAGATAAAGGGAGGAACGTACCTTATGACAAACTAATTATCGCCACTGGGTCTTGCCCGGTTATTCTGCCACTGAAAGGAGCGGATAAAGAAGGAGTGTTTTCCTTCCGTACAATAGAAGATTGTCGGCGCATGACTGAAGCAGCAAACTCTTATAAAAAAGCTGTCGTGATAGGTGGGGGAGTGTTAGGGCTTGAAGCTGCCAGGGGCTTATTAAATCTAGGAATGGAAGTTCATGTGGTTCATCGATCCCAATACATAATGCAAAGACAGTTGGATGAACATGCCTCAAACATGCTGCAAAAAGAATTAGAAGGTCAGGGGATGAACTTTCTCCTTAATAAAGATTCAGAGGAGATCCTTGGAGAGACACGTGTAGAAAAACTCCGGTTTAAAGATGGAACCGAAATAACGACAGATTTAGTCGTAATGGCCGTAGGAATTAATCCAAACGTTCAATTGGCAAAAAGGAGCGGCATAAAAACAAACCGCGGCATTATAGTTGATGGTTATCTTGAAACCAATTGCTCTGATACTTACGCTCTAGGAGAGTGTGCGGAATACGAAGGAATGACTTATGGTTTAGTGAAGCCTCTATATGAACAGGGAGAAGTGCTGGCAAGAAAATTATGTAAGCATTCCAGCCCTCCCTATCAGGGGTCTACCCTGTCTACACAATTGAAGATTTCTGGCGTTGATGTATTTTCAGTTGGTCAATTTTCACAAGATGACACAACCCAAGTCATCCAATATCAAAACGAGATTGAAGGCGTCTATAAAAAAGTTGTGTTTCAAGGATCCAAAGCAGTGGGCGCTGTCTTATTCGGAGATACGCGTGAAGGCCCAAAATTAGTGGATACGATTGTGAAAGAGAAGGTCATAGCTGATAAGGACAAAGCTTCCTTGTTGGAATCAGCAAATCCTTCAAATTCTCATGTGGCAAACTTACCTGTAACTGAGCAAGTCTGCGCTTGTAATGCTGTATCTAAAGGGGTAATTATCAAAGCTGTTCAAGAAAATAATCTGAAGACAGTTGAAGAAGTGAAAAGATGTACAAAAGCTTCCGGTTCCTGTGGCGGCTGTAAGCCCTCAGTATCTGAACTCTTAACCTATATTCAAAGTGATGACTTTAATGAAGAAGTACAGGTGGCTTCTTTATGTTCCTGTACCACGCTAAGTGAAGATGAAGTCGTAGAAGAAATACAATTGAGAGCTTTGGGGAGTCTTAATGAAATAATGGATCAACTGAATTGGTCAACTGAAGAAGGGTGCTCTAAATGTCGTGCTGCCTTACTTTATTATTTAGAAATGATCCATCCATGGTTTGAAAATAGTGAAGATACTTTATATGTAAATGAGCGAATGAATGCTACTTTCCAGGACAACGGTACTTACACCGTCGTTCCACAAATCCATGGGGGAAGACCGGATATCGATCAACTGAAGAAAATTACATATGCAGCTGAAAAGTATCCATCCATAGAGGTAGTTGTTGCCAGTGATCAGCGTATCCAGTTGTCTGGTGTGAGAAAAGATCAGCTAAATAATGTATGGACGGATTTGAATATGCCATTGTATGCCCGTGAATTTAATAAAGTGGCGCCAATTCAAACAAGTGACGGGGGAAATTTGTGTAATTGTGGTGATTACAAATTTTTAGAATTAGTGAAACGTCTAGAACAAAAAACTGTTCTTTTAAAAACTCCATTCAGGATAACTATAGGTATTTCTTTCTGCTTTCATGACGGAGCAGATGCTGCACACAAAGATCTTGGAGCCATAAGAGTAGCGGATAAGTGGGAGATTTATGTAGGAGGGAGCGTCGGCAAAGAGGTTAGGCAAGGTCGTTTACTGAGTGTAGTTGGAACGAATGAGGAAGTTCAGGAATTTATGTTTAGTTTTATTCAATATTATCGTGAGTCGGCCCGTTACTTGGAGCGTTCCTGGCAATGGATTGAACGAGCCGGACTTGTCCATATAAGAGAAGTATTATTCAATGAAGAAATTCGAGCTGAGTTACTAACAAGGATGGACAAAGACAGAATTCAAAGAAATAGGTCTCTAGTAAAGATGTGA
- the nasC gene encoding assimilatory nitrate reductase catalytic subunit NasC encodes MTQLMLKYFRDQQKKLEAENTYDTQCPFCSMQCKMQLIEQKGVGRKTYKAVGKDNPTSQGRLCIKGMNAHQHALHRERITQPMLKEGGEFKPITWTEALNCIRSKFNGIQETDGLNAVSVYGSASLTNEEAYLLGKFARVALRTKHIDYNGRLCMASAATAANQAFGMDRGFANSLQEIPHTRCIILAGTNIAECQPTIMPYFEKAKENGAYVIAIDPRETPTTEIADLHLKNQPGSDAALANGLLKIIIENQFIDREFIRQRVSGFDDVARHLSAISLEDVTEHTGISKEDLYQAASTFGQEESGMIFTARGIEQQTDGTAAVRGFLNILLATGKIGKPYSGYGAVTGQGNGQGAREHGQKADQLPGYRSIENKEDRKYVADVWGIKENDLPGKGVSAYEMFEKMDEGTITALFLMCSNPVASNPNANFVKRAIKKLKFFVAVDLFISESAELADLILPASSYLEDQGTMTNIEGRVTLREASRPVPGQVKHDWQIICDIAKVLGKEEYFSFANAEEIFNELRLASKGGIADYYGITYNKLRNLNGVLWPCPDLEHEGTERLFQHSFAHEDGKAKMKIISNKAQVHKDEASDMFPLILTTGRVMSHYLTGEQTRRSSSLAAREIESCMEIHPSTGEKYGVKDKTLVKIESSQGRIVVRSKWSNKVSKGTVFVPFHWGDTQNVNQLISDKLDPDCRMPGFKVVAVKISPYM; translated from the coding sequence GTGACCCAGTTAATGCTCAAGTATTTTCGTGATCAACAGAAGAAGCTAGAAGCAGAAAACACGTATGATACCCAGTGTCCCTTTTGCAGCATGCAATGCAAAATGCAATTAATTGAGCAGAAAGGTGTGGGGAGGAAAACTTATAAAGCGGTGGGCAAAGACAACCCCACCTCACAAGGACGGCTCTGTATAAAAGGAATGAATGCTCATCAGCACGCGCTGCACAGAGAACGTATCACTCAGCCAATGTTGAAGGAAGGTGGAGAGTTCAAGCCTATTACATGGACAGAAGCGTTAAACTGTATCCGATCTAAATTCAATGGAATACAAGAGACTGACGGTTTAAATGCTGTTTCCGTGTACGGCAGTGCCTCGCTTACCAATGAAGAGGCTTACCTATTAGGGAAATTTGCTCGGGTAGCTTTGAGAACGAAGCACATCGATTACAACGGCCGCTTATGTATGGCGTCAGCCGCAACTGCGGCAAATCAAGCGTTCGGCATGGATCGAGGATTCGCGAATTCTTTGCAGGAAATCCCACATACGCGTTGTATCATTTTAGCTGGTACAAACATAGCTGAATGCCAGCCTACGATCATGCCTTACTTTGAAAAAGCGAAAGAAAATGGGGCTTACGTTATTGCGATCGACCCACGCGAAACACCCACTACTGAAATTGCCGACTTGCATTTAAAAAATCAACCAGGATCAGATGCCGCTCTCGCCAATGGCCTCCTAAAAATCATCATTGAGAATCAATTTATAGATAGAGAATTTATTCGGCAACGTGTAAGTGGATTTGATGATGTTGCTCGCCACCTTTCTGCTATTAGCTTAGAGGATGTGACAGAACACACTGGAATTTCAAAAGAGGATCTGTATCAGGCTGCCAGTACTTTTGGCCAAGAAGAGTCAGGGATGATATTCACAGCTAGAGGAATCGAGCAGCAAACGGACGGAACAGCTGCGGTGCGTGGTTTTTTAAACATTCTTTTGGCTACAGGAAAGATAGGAAAGCCCTATTCAGGATATGGAGCTGTTACTGGTCAGGGGAATGGGCAAGGAGCACGGGAACATGGTCAGAAGGCTGATCAACTTCCAGGTTATCGCTCGATTGAAAATAAAGAAGACCGCAAGTATGTGGCAGATGTATGGGGAATCAAAGAAAATGATCTGCCTGGTAAAGGAGTCAGTGCCTATGAAATGTTCGAAAAGATGGACGAGGGAACTATAACTGCCTTGTTCCTAATGTGTTCCAATCCTGTGGCTTCAAATCCTAATGCAAATTTTGTAAAGAGAGCGATAAAGAAACTTAAGTTCTTTGTAGCTGTCGACCTATTTATTTCTGAGTCAGCTGAATTGGCTGATTTAATACTTCCTGCGTCCTCTTATTTAGAGGACCAGGGGACGATGACTAATATTGAAGGCCGGGTGACGTTGAGAGAGGCAAGTCGACCTGTCCCGGGACAGGTGAAGCATGATTGGCAAATCATTTGTGACATTGCGAAGGTGCTTGGCAAAGAGGAATATTTCTCTTTTGCTAATGCGGAAGAGATTTTTAATGAGTTGAGGTTGGCAAGTAAGGGGGGCATTGCAGATTATTATGGGATCACCTATAACAAATTAAGAAATCTAAACGGCGTTTTATGGCCCTGTCCTGATTTAGAGCATGAGGGAACGGAAAGATTGTTCCAACATTCATTTGCTCATGAAGACGGGAAAGCCAAAATGAAAATTATATCTAATAAAGCTCAAGTTCATAAAGATGAAGCCAGTGACATGTTTCCGCTCATCTTAACCACTGGGCGAGTAATGTCACATTATCTAACAGGAGAACAGACGAGGAGAAGTTCGTCTTTGGCAGCGAGGGAGATAGAATCATGTATGGAGATTCACCCTTCAACAGGAGAAAAGTACGGGGTGAAAGACAAGACGCTCGTTAAGATTGAATCATCACAAGGGCGAATTGTTGTCCGTAGCAAATGGAGCAACAAAGTTAGTAAGGGGACCGTATTTGTTCCTTTCCATTGGGGTGATACACAGAATGTCAATCAACTCATCTCGGATAAATTGGATCCAGATTGCCGTATGCCAGGCTTCAAAGTGGTTGCTGTGAAGATAAGTCCTTATATGTAA